A window of Pseudophryne corroboree isolate aPseCor3 chromosome 12, aPseCor3.hap2, whole genome shotgun sequence contains these coding sequences:
- the LOC134980700 gene encoding uncharacterized protein LOC134980700 isoform X2 encodes MGRLEPHKHGKFLTNGVVVSREMSCLQVSINMERIPENIQGRQLILSAEDSCERMFKVDLSPATGSDCIHSCLFHCIRNWNPELIVRLEVQGLEVYLVIC; translated from the exons ACCACATAAGCATGGGAAGTTTCTGACGAATGGTGTGGTTGTG TCCAGAGAGATGTCCTGTCTTCAAGtatctataaacatggagaggataCCCGAGAACATACAAG GCAGACAACTTATATTGTCCGCGGAAGATTCTTGTGAAAGGATGTTCAAAGTAGATCTAAGTCCCGCCACAGGTTCTGATTGCATACATTCCTGCTTatttcattgcatcagaaactggaACCCGGAGCTCATAGTCCGCTTGGAGGTACAAGGGTTGGAAGTGTATTTAGTAATTTGTTGA